The genomic stretch AGGTTTAGTTTTTTGGACATTTATATCGTTTATAGCCTTGCTAATTATATTACGCAAGTTTGCCTGGAACCCGATATTAGGTGCCGTTAACGAGCGCGAGCGTAATATTGAGAACGCTTTATCAAAAGCCGAAGCTGCTAAAGAAGAGATGTCGCGCTTAACCAGCGAGAACGAGTCTTTACTAAAACAGGCACGTATTGAGCGTGACGCTATTTTAGCCGAAGCAAAAAAGGTAAAAGACCAAATTATCGGCGAAGCAAAAGAAGCTGCACACAAAGAAGGTGCCCGCCAAATTGAGCTTGCCCGTATAGAAATTAATAACCAGAAAGCCATAGCTATGGCCGATGTTAAAAACCAGGTTGCAGCATTATCTTTAGAGATTGCTGAAAAAGTATTGCGCAAGCAATTTGAAGACCAGGGCAAACAGGATGCATTAGTTGCCGACCTGTTGAAAGAAGTGAAATTGTAACTCTCAACAAAAAGAGAATGTCAGAAATAACAGTAGCATTAAGATACGCGAAAGCATTAATTGACCTTGCCGAGGAGCAAAAAGCCCTTGAAGCGGTTAAGAATGATATGGAGCTTTTGCTTAAAACTGTAAAAGCTAACCCTGAGTTAGGCGCTGTTTTAGCTAATCCCATCATATCGCACAGTAAAAAGATACACATACTGGCTGATGTTTTTGGCACCAAGGTAAGCAAGGTAAGCATAGCGTTTTTTAACATTATGGTTAACAAAGGCCGTGGCGAAGTATTATATACTACCGCCCAGGAGTTTGTTGGCTTGTACGATATTAAAAACCACATTACTAATGCAAGGGTTACCACAGCGGCACCTTTATCGGCAGCTAACAAACAAAAAATGCAGGCCGATGTGCAGGCAGCCATTGGCGGTACAGTTAAATTAACCGATAAGGTTGACCCTACGCTGATAGGCGGCTTTGTATTAACCGTTGGCGACAGGCAGGTAGATACCAGCATTGCTACCAGTCTTAAAAAACTAAAGAAGGAATTTGCACAGGTTGCAATCAAATAATATTTAATTAAAACTCTAAAATAATCTCAAAAAATGGTAGAGGTAAGACCAGACGAAGTATCGGCAATTTTGCGTCAGCAATTAGCAGGCTTCAAGTCAGAATCTGAATTAGAAGAAGTGGGTACCGTACTACAGGTAGGTGACGGTATTGCACGTGTTTACGGATTGACTAAAGTACAATCAGGCGAGCTTGTTGAATTTGATAACGGATTGCAAGGTATAGTACTAAACCTTGAAGAAGATAACGTGGGTGTGGTATTGTTGGGACGGTCTGACGATATCAAAGAAGGCGACAATGTTAAACGTACCAACCGCATTGCATCTATCAATGTAGGCGAAGGTATGCTTGGCCGTGTTGTTGATACCTTAGGTAACCCAATTGATGGTAAAGGCCCGATATTAGGAGAAACCTATGAAATGCCTTTGGAGCGTAAAGCACCGGGTGTTATTTATCGCCAGCCGGTAACCGAGCCATTACAAACAGGTATCAAAGCTATCGACGCGATGATTCCTATCGGCCGTGGCCAGCGTGAGTTGGTTATTGGCGACCGCCAAACAGGTAAAACTGCAGTTTGTATTGATACCATCATCAACCAAAAAGAATTTTACGATGCAGGCCAGCCTGTAACTTGTATATATGTAGCTTGTGGCCAAAAAGCCTCAACCGTTGCAAACATTGTGCGCACATTAGAAGAGAATGGTGCTATGCCATACTCTATAGTTGTTGCCGCTAATGCTTCCGACTCTGCTACCATGCAATTCTTCTCTCCGTTTGCAGGTGCTGCAATTGGCGAGTACTTCCGCGATACCGGACGCCCTGCTTTGATCATTTATGATGATCTTTCAAAACAGGCTGTTGCTTACCGCGAGGTATCATTATTACTACGTCGCCCACCGGGCCGCGAGGCTTACCCTGGTGACGTATTTTACCTGCACAGCCGTTTATTAGAGCGTGCCGCTAAAGTAAACTCAAATGATAGCATCGCTCAACAAATGAACGATCTGCCGGAGTCTATCAGGCACATCGTTAAAGGTGGTGGTTCGTTAACGGCGTTGCCAATTATCGAAACACAAGCAGGTGACGTATCAGCATACATCCCAACCAACGTAATTTCGATTACCGATGGTCAGATATTCCTGGAGTCGAACTTGTTCTTAGCAGGTATACGCCCGGCAATTAACGTAGGTATCTCGGTATCACGTGTGGGTGGTAACGCGCAGATCAAATCGATGAAGAAGGTTGCGGGTACTTTAAAGCTTGACCAGGCGCAATACCGCGAGTTAGAGGCATTCTCTAAATTCGGATCGGATTTGGATGCATCAACCAAAACAGTAATTGATAAAGGTGCACGTAACGTTGAAATATTAAAGCAAGGCCAGTACTCGCCGGTAACGGTTGAAAAACAGGTAGCTATTATATACTTGGGTACTAAAAACCTGATGCGTAACGTACCGGTAAACAAAATACGCGAGTTTGAAGCCGAATACACCAGCCAGTTAGAGCTGCGCCACCCCGAAGTGCTGGCCGCCCTTAAAGCAGGTAAATTTGACGACCAGCTAACCGGCGTACTGGAAACAGTAGCTAAAGAACTGGCAGGTAAATATTAATTAAGTTCAAAGTCGAAAGTTTTTAGTCCAAAGTCAAACAGACTTAAGACTTAATACTCCAGACTTAAGACTCAACAAAGAATGGCTAATTTAAAAGAAGTAAGAAACAGGATATCGTCGGTAAGCTCTACCCAGCAGATCACCAAGGCCATGAAAATGGTTTCGGCGGCAAAGCTGAAAAGGGCAACCAATGCTATTGTACAATTACGCCCTTACGCCAATAAGTTAAAAGACCTGTTGGCTAACCTATCGGCAAGTTTGGAGGATGGTGCATCGCCATACCTGCAAAACCGCGAGCCGGTGCGTGTATTGGTAGTAGTTGTATCATCAAACCGTGGTTTGGCAGGTGCTTTTAATACTAACGTAATTAAAACCGCTAACAACCTGATAGCCGAAAAATACAGCGAGCAGTTAAAAGCCGGTAATGTATCTATTGTTGCTATTGGTAAAAAAAGCCAGGAGTTTTTTCAGCGTCGTAAGTACAATGTAATTGGTAACAATAACGATTTGTACCTTAACCTAAACTTTGAGAATACTTCAAAAATAACCGAGTCTATAATGCAGGGCTTTATTAACGGCGATTACGACCGGGTAGAACTGGTGTATAACCATTTCCGTAACGCGGCTATACAATACCAAATAGCCGAGCAGTTATTGCCTGTACCAATGGCTGAAGAAAAAAAGGAAGAGGCTGTAAAAACCAAAGATGGTGTTATTGAAACACAGGTTAACTACATATTAGAGCCTTCGCAAGAAGAGATAGTAGAACAGCTGATCCCCAAGAACATTAAAATACAGTTATACCGTGCAGTTTTAGATTCAAACGCATCTGAACACGGCGCACGTATGACAGCGATGGATAAGGCAACTGAAAATGCCGGCGACTTACTGAAAGCTTTAAAACTTTCGTACAACCAGGCACGCCAGGCAGCCATCACTACCGAGCTTACCGAGATTGTGAGCGGTGCAGCAGCATTAGGTGGTTGATAATTAGCTTATCCGGCTGCGCTTGTCGAAGACATAAAAAGGCTTCCCAATTTTGGGAAGCCTTTTTTATTGGCACAAAATTTGGTTTTGTTAATTAATTTAAAGTTAAAAAATTACCATGAAAAAGTTGATCTTAAATTGTTTGATAGCCGCATCAGTTGTTTTAGCGGTATCATGTAATAGTAATAAAAGCCAGGGCAATGCCGATAGTACACAAACTGCAGATAGCACCACTTCCGCAAGTTCGACTGCGGCCGCTACAGATTCGACCGCTAACACACCCGATTCGGCATTTGCCAATAAAGCCGCTTTAGGTGGCTTGATGGAAGTGCAATTAGGCAAATTAGCCCAGCAAAAAGGAGCATCGGCAGCAGTTGTACAATTTGGTACCATGATGGTGAACGACCATACCATGGCCGCTGCTATGCTGGATAGTATTGCAACCTCAAAAAAAGTAGCTTTACCCAAAACGCTCGACGATAAGTTTCAGCAGGATTATGACAAGTTTGCAAAAACAGACAAGAAGAGTTTTGATAAAACCTATATAGACTATATGGTGAAGGACCATAAAGAAGATATAGAAGAATATAAAAAGGAAGCTGAAAAGGGTAAGGATGCCGAATTTAAAGCCTTTGCAGGCAAGCATGTGCCCATACTGCAAAAACACTTGCAAAAGGCACAGGAGATACAAAAAACACTTAAGTAACAAAAAAGCTTCCCGGTTAGGGGAAGCTTTTTTTGTTTAAAAAATTTTTGCGTTTGGTATAGCTTTGGTTAAATGTTGGGGTTAGCTGCGTATGCTTTCCATAATTCATCAACAGATTTGCCGGTTAGGCTGGCCCAGGTGTTATCATTATAAGTATGCTTACGCATAATTTCGTCAAGCTTTTTAACAGTGCCTTTTTTAACCTTGGTTTCTACCCAAAATAAAAAGCGGGCGGTAACCCGGTAGGCGTTATCATAGTTTTGTTTAGCATCAAACGACGGGAACTGCCAGCGGGCCGCATCATTTGCTACTCCATGTTCATGGCGTACATAGTCGGCAATACCTTCGGTAAGCCAGCCGGGGCCGTTACTGTCGCCATAATCCTGGGCTATATGCATCACCTCGTGGGTAACTACATCAACGTCGGCAGGGTGCTTGGTCATATAGGCAGGGCTAAATACTACGCGGCCATTGTCTGTAGCAGCAACACCGTGGTAAGCGGTATCAATAAAAAACACCACCTGCTTAAGGCTTTTTTTATTGTACTCCTGCACAATTTTTGGATAAACAATAAAAAATGTGCTGATCAGTTTTTGAGTGATGGCGTTATCAAAATGCTCATCGTTACCACTTACAATAAGTGTGTAGCCTGCTCTTTTAATGGTGTCGGCACCAGCTGCTAAAGCCGTATTATAGGCAATGGCTATTAATAGTGAGGTAAATAATAGGGTCTTCTTCATGTTCATGCGCAAAAATAATATTTTGCCTCTGCATCATCCTATCTATCGTTAATGTTACATAGCCTGTGGTGCGACGGTAAGGTAATAGATTAATGCGACACACAGGCAATAGCAAACCAATACCACTTTTTATTTGCAATTGTATAAGCACTTATATAAATTGCATCATGAATTTGTATCAAAGCTTAGGTTACCTGGTTTTGGGCAGCCGTTTAAGGCGCATGAGCGAAACCTTTTTGGCCGAAATAAACCGCATATATCAGAACGAAGGGATAGACTTTGATGCCGGATGGTTCCCGGTTTTTTATTTATTGTCAAAAAACGACTCTCTGTCTATAAAAGAACTAAGCGAACAAACCGAGGTATCACACCCGGCAGCAAGTCAGTTAATAACCAATCTGAAAAACCGCAAACTGGTCGAAACCTCTGTTTGCACCGACGACGGCCGCAGGCAACTGGTACAGTTTACCCCAAAGGGCCGTGTTTTGCTGGAACAAATATTGCCCGTTTGGGATGCCATTAGCAGCGGCATGAACGAAATGGCAGAAAGCGACCCCACCATTGCGGAGCTGCTGCCCGCTATATCCGCATTAGAAAATACTTTCCGCACGGCTAACCTGGCGAGCAGGGTGAGTGACAAACTAAATGCTGTACCCAATGA from Inquilinus sp. KBS0705 encodes the following:
- the atpG gene encoding ATP synthase F1 subunit gamma; the protein is MANLKEVRNRISSVSSTQQITKAMKMVSAAKLKRATNAIVQLRPYANKLKDLLANLSASLEDGASPYLQNREPVRVLVVVVSSNRGLAGAFNTNVIKTANNLIAEKYSEQLKAGNVSIVAIGKKSQEFFQRRKYNVIGNNNDLYLNLNFENTSKITESIMQGFINGDYDRVELVYNHFRNAAIQYQIAEQLLPVPMAEEKKEEAVKTKDGVIETQVNYILEPSQEEIVEQLIPKNIKIQLYRAVLDSNASEHGARMTAMDKATENAGDLLKALKLSYNQARQAAITTELTEIVSGAAALGG
- a CDS encoding F0F1 ATP synthase subunit delta — its product is MSEITVALRYAKALIDLAEEQKALEAVKNDMELLLKTVKANPELGAVLANPIISHSKKIHILADVFGTKVSKVSIAFFNIMVNKGRGEVLYTTAQEFVGLYDIKNHITNARVTTAAPLSAANKQKMQADVQAAIGGTVKLTDKVDPTLIGGFVLTVGDRQVDTSIATSLKKLKKEFAQVAIK
- a CDS encoding DUF4142 domain-containing protein, producing the protein MKKLILNCLIAASVVLAVSCNSNKSQGNADSTQTADSTTSASSTAAATDSTANTPDSAFANKAALGGLMEVQLGKLAQQKGASAAVVQFGTMMVNDHTMAAAMLDSIATSKKVALPKTLDDKFQQDYDKFAKTDKKSFDKTYIDYMVKDHKEDIEEYKKEAEKGKDAEFKAFAGKHVPILQKHLQKAQEIQKTLK
- a CDS encoding winged helix-turn-helix transcriptional regulator, producing MNLYQSLGYLVLGSRLRRMSETFLAEINRIYQNEGIDFDAGWFPVFYLLSKNDSLSIKELSEQTEVSHPAASQLITNLKNRKLVETSVCTDDGRRQLVQFTPKGRVLLEQILPVWDAISSGMNEMAESDPTIAELLPAISALENTFRTANLASRVSDKLNAVPNE
- a CDS encoding secretory protein encodes the protein MKKTLLFTSLLIAIAYNTALAAGADTIKRAGYTLIVSGNDEHFDNAITQKLISTFFIVYPKIVQEYNKKSLKQVVFFIDTAYHGVAATDNGRVVFSPAYMTKHPADVDVVTHEVMHIAQDYGDSNGPGWLTEGIADYVRHEHGVANDAARWQFPSFDAKQNYDNAYRVTARFLFWVETKVKKGTVKKLDEIMRKHTYNDNTWASLTGKSVDELWKAYAANPNI
- the atpF gene encoding F0F1 ATP synthase subunit B yields the protein MEIVQPAIGLVFWTFISFIALLIILRKFAWNPILGAVNERERNIENALSKAEAAKEEMSRLTSENESLLKQARIERDAILAEAKKVKDQIIGEAKEAAHKEGARQIELARIEINNQKAIAMADVKNQVAALSLEIAEKVLRKQFEDQGKQDALVADLLKEVKL
- a CDS encoding F0F1 ATP synthase subunit alpha; this encodes MVEVRPDEVSAILRQQLAGFKSESELEEVGTVLQVGDGIARVYGLTKVQSGELVEFDNGLQGIVLNLEEDNVGVVLLGRSDDIKEGDNVKRTNRIASINVGEGMLGRVVDTLGNPIDGKGPILGETYEMPLERKAPGVIYRQPVTEPLQTGIKAIDAMIPIGRGQRELVIGDRQTGKTAVCIDTIINQKEFYDAGQPVTCIYVACGQKASTVANIVRTLEENGAMPYSIVVAANASDSATMQFFSPFAGAAIGEYFRDTGRPALIIYDDLSKQAVAYREVSLLLRRPPGREAYPGDVFYLHSRLLERAAKVNSNDSIAQQMNDLPESIRHIVKGGGSLTALPIIETQAGDVSAYIPTNVISITDGQIFLESNLFLAGIRPAINVGISVSRVGGNAQIKSMKKVAGTLKLDQAQYRELEAFSKFGSDLDASTKTVIDKGARNVEILKQGQYSPVTVEKQVAIIYLGTKNLMRNVPVNKIREFEAEYTSQLELRHPEVLAALKAGKFDDQLTGVLETVAKELAGKY